One region of Candidatus Thorarchaeota archaeon genomic DNA includes:
- a CDS encoding ArsA family ATPase, protein MTIRDIVFNPNVRFILSGGKGGVGKTSCAGAIAVLSARHGLRTLVISTDPAHSLSDSFDQNLSGGEIIPIEGFNNLWGMEINTEKGMKEFQDSLSGASPGPEMEMATQFLGGMEGMTPPGSDEAMAFGKMLEFIGDNSYDRVVFDTAPTGHTLKLLELPDLLDTWLGKILTLRQRLSGMFSGLRAMMGGEPQEDNSWEMLQQTKEKIRAARVELSDPEVTQFVVVMIPEAMALFETQRLIASLNTWHIPVSNLIVNQLVPPNPTCAFCSRRHEMQKTNMADIREIYHDLDIVEVPLFDREIRGTDGLMELGRILVGEEDI, encoded by the coding sequence GTGACCATCCGGGACATCGTCTTCAATCCAAACGTCCGTTTCATCCTAAGTGGAGGAAAGGGGGGTGTCGGCAAGACGTCTTGTGCAGGCGCGATTGCAGTCCTGTCAGCCAGACACGGTCTCAGAACACTTGTGATATCTACCGACCCTGCCCACAGCCTGAGCGACAGCTTTGACCAGAACCTGTCGGGCGGAGAGATAATACCTATCGAGGGGTTCAACAACCTGTGGGGTATGGAGATCAATACTGAGAAGGGAATGAAGGAGTTCCAAGACAGTCTGAGTGGAGCTTCACCGGGACCTGAGATGGAGATGGCCACCCAGTTTCTGGGCGGGATGGAGGGGATGACACCACCCGGTTCAGACGAAGCAATGGCCTTTGGCAAGATGCTCGAGTTCATCGGCGATAACAGCTATGACAGAGTCGTGTTCGACACGGCACCCACTGGTCACACACTCAAGCTACTGGAGCTGCCAGACCTCTTGGACACATGGCTTGGCAAGATACTGACCCTCAGACAGAGGCTAAGCGGCATGTTCTCGGGACTCCGCGCAATGATGGGCGGCGAACCTCAGGAGGACAACTCATGGGAGATGCTTCAGCAGACCAAGGAGAAGATACGTGCTGCGAGGGTTGAGCTCTCAGACCCAGAGGTGACGCAGTTCGTAGTAGTGATGATTCCGGAAGCAATGGCACTGTTTGAGACCCAGAGGCTGATTGCAAGCCTGAACACATGGCACATCCCAGTGAGCAACCTGATTGTCAACCAGCTTGTGCCACCCAATCCGACCTGTGCGTTCTGTAGCAGAAGGCATGAGATGCAGAAGACGAACATGGCCGACATAAGGGAGATATATCATGACCTGGACATCGTCGAAGTGCCACTATTTGACAGGGAGATACGAGGCACGGATGGTCTCATGGAATTGGGAAGGATACTAGTGGGAGAGGAGGACATCTAG
- a CDS encoding DNA-directed RNA polymerase subunit P, protein MVYVCHSCHKEVTREGLQTLPGVKCPYCGGRILYKIRPPVVKRVTGI, encoded by the coding sequence ATGGTCTATGTCTGTCATAGTTGCCACAAGGAAGTGACCAGGGAAGGGCTTCAGACACTACCTGGTGTGAAGTGTCCCTACTGTGGAGGCAGGATTCTCTACAAGATCCGACCGCCAGTTGTCAAGCGTGTGACTGGCATCTAG
- a CDS encoding B12-binding domain-containing radical SAM protein encodes MNDRVLVVDALSAGRGQRATSRDSIGSGPRTVAGVLEKRGVSCRIHRVEDLLSNNRKMTGYDVLAVSAMTMDLAAVEQLVRTWRRQSRHGPVLVGGPIASDPLTLLREVRPDLVVIGEAELTLRELLDADALASQCNLEDVRGIAYLSPHGPKITAPRPLVPPDRLSDTVTPSTTRIVDYATYQASKVYVEVLRGCSNYRRPSMRLPNGRLCNECGNCESEDPMTRLDCPQGIPPGCGFCSVPGTWGPPRSRSVESIAREIRELVQLGVHRVVLEAPDFLDYFRAPYPLTDPCHPRANLDAIRSLLSTVTHIEEFRNGSCHLSIENIKACLLDDRVAELLSELLPGSRPNIGVETGSASHMKRIGKCGSPDDVIRAVRTAHAHGMSPFVYFIYGLPEESPESVAESVALMRQLSEAGAGRIILYGFQSLPCTAFDGFPDSNRNDPVASALRKEANRINLSKKEDYVGRLVRGIAAEPSWEHFGQTIVYGLENGPMMTVTGGFSPGTVVTVRVTSVVSPSLLAGEVIPEADTAGRH; translated from the coding sequence TTGAATGACAGAGTCTTGGTGGTTGACGCTCTGAGCGCTGGACGAGGGCAGCGTGCCACATCTCGTGACTCGATTGGCAGTGGGCCTAGGACTGTGGCCGGAGTCCTAGAAAAGCGAGGGGTCAGCTGCAGGATACATCGAGTAGAGGACCTGCTCTCCAACAATCGAAAGATGACTGGGTACGATGTACTTGCAGTCAGTGCAATGACCATGGACCTGGCTGCTGTTGAGCAGCTGGTCCGGACGTGGCGGAGGCAGTCCAGACATGGCCCGGTACTGGTGGGGGGTCCCATCGCGTCAGACCCACTCACCCTGCTCAGGGAGGTTCGTCCTGACCTGGTAGTGATTGGGGAGGCAGAGCTGACACTGAGGGAACTACTTGATGCAGATGCGCTGGCATCACAATGCAATCTTGAGGACGTGAGAGGGATTGCGTATCTGAGTCCGCATGGGCCTAAGATCACGGCCCCAAGACCTCTGGTTCCCCCTGACCGGCTGTCTGACACTGTCACGCCCTCCACGACGAGAATCGTTGACTACGCGACCTATCAGGCAAGCAAGGTGTATGTGGAGGTCTTGAGAGGGTGTTCCAACTATCGCAGACCGTCGATGAGACTGCCAAACGGCCGTCTGTGCAATGAGTGTGGCAACTGCGAGTCGGAGGATCCGATGACTCGTCTCGACTGTCCACAGGGCATTCCACCCGGCTGTGGTTTCTGCAGTGTGCCTGGCACCTGGGGGCCACCCAGGTCTCGAAGCGTAGAGTCGATTGCCCGCGAGATTCGTGAGCTGGTTCAGCTTGGTGTTCATCGTGTCGTCCTCGAGGCGCCGGACTTCTTGGACTACTTCAGGGCTCCCTATCCGTTGACTGACCCATGCCACCCACGAGCAAACCTTGATGCTATTCGCAGTCTTCTGTCCACTGTGACGCACATTGAGGAGTTCCGGAATGGCAGCTGCCACCTCTCAATCGAGAACATTAAGGCCTGTCTTCTTGATGACCGAGTAGCCGAACTTCTCTCCGAGCTGCTCCCCGGTAGTCGTCCAAACATTGGTGTGGAGACCGGTTCTGCCAGTCACATGAAGCGCATAGGAAAGTGCGGCTCGCCAGATGACGTCATACGGGCCGTCAGGACCGCCCACGCACACGGGATGAGCCCCTTCGTCTACTTCATCTACGGACTGCCGGAGGAATCCCCCGAGTCGGTAGCAGAGTCTGTCGCTCTCATGAGACAGCTCAGTGAGGCAGGGGCCGGAAGGATAATCCTCTACGGCTTTCAGTCTCTTCCATGTACCGCCTTTGATGGCTTCCCAGACTCGAACAGGAACGACCCAGTCGCCAGTGCCCTGCGGAAGGAGGCAAACCGCATCAACCTGTCCAAGAAGGAGGACTACGTGGGGCGGCTTGTTCGAGGGATTGCGGCCGAGCCCTCCTGGGAACATTTCGGCCAGACAATCGTGTACGGTCTTGAAAACGGTCCAATGATGACGGTGACCGGAGGCTTCTCGCCCGGCACTGTCGTCACCGTGAGAGTGACCTCTGTAGTCAGCCCAAGTCTTCTAGCCGGTGAGGTCATACCAGAAGCTGACACTGCTGGCAGGCACTGA
- the yciH gene encoding stress response translation initiation inhibitor YciH — translation MCPNCGLPVDLCVCETIAQEEARITVTVERRKWGRLTTIVTGFDKSIDLGEMAGKLKSKLACGGAAKHGHVELQGDHRGVIQDILVNLGFPQDIIHIDWSFTEDGRR, via the coding sequence ATATGTCCGAACTGTGGTCTCCCGGTGGATCTATGCGTCTGTGAGACGATAGCCCAAGAGGAGGCAAGAATCACGGTGACTGTGGAACGCAGGAAGTGGGGGCGCCTCACTACCATTGTCACAGGCTTCGACAAGAGCATCGACCTAGGTGAGATGGCGGGCAAACTCAAGAGCAAACTTGCATGCGGTGGAGCAGCGAAACACGGTCATGTAGAGCTTCAGGGCGACCACAGAGGTGTGATCCAAGACATTCTTGTCAACCTAGGATTCCCCCAAGATATAATCCACATTGACTGGTCATTTACGGAAGATGGCAGACGATAA
- a CDS encoding transcription initiation factor IIB has protein sequence MKVTCPECGSSNVVEDTTRGERVCSGCGLVLSDHRIDTGAEWRAFSSEESDVRSRVGAPMRYTVHDKGLSTVIDWRDRDTAGRKLSPTRRSEIYRLRKWQIRSRVHSSIDRNLAQAMSELERLASQLGIPKPIQELSALLYRKSIVQKLVRGRSIEAMVAATLYAACRIRLKPRPIDEIADVSRVDRKKLGQCYRLLLRSLSIKIPLSNPIDYISRFATELSLSSPVQLRTVEILHQSRDKGLTIGRDPLGLAAAAIYVASIMLDERRTQREIAEVARVTEVTVRNRYKEIVRVLDISMDESVDK, from the coding sequence ATGAAGGTCACCTGTCCAGAGTGCGGGTCTTCAAATGTGGTTGAGGACACCACACGTGGAGAGCGCGTATGCTCAGGATGCGGACTGGTCCTCTCTGACCACCGAATCGACACGGGCGCCGAGTGGAGGGCTTTCAGTTCTGAAGAGTCGGATGTACGAAGTCGTGTTGGAGCACCCATGCGTTACACCGTGCATGACAAGGGTCTGTCTACTGTCATAGACTGGCGCGACCGTGACACTGCTGGGAGAAAACTGTCTCCCACACGCAGGTCTGAGATCTACCGTCTACGCAAGTGGCAGATACGCAGCAGGGTCCACTCATCCATAGACCGAAACCTTGCTCAGGCGATGTCCGAGCTGGAACGACTCGCTTCTCAGCTGGGGATTCCCAAACCCATACAGGAGCTCTCCGCCCTGCTCTATCGGAAGTCAATAGTCCAAAAGTTGGTCCGCGGTCGCTCAATTGAGGCCATGGTGGCTGCTACTCTCTATGCAGCGTGTCGGATACGGCTCAAGCCGCGCCCTATCGATGAGATTGCGGATGTGTCGCGAGTGGACCGAAAGAAGCTAGGACAGTGTTACCGGCTTCTCCTTCGCAGTCTGAGCATCAAGATTCCGCTCTCCAATCCCATCGACTACATCTCGCGTTTCGCCACAGAACTCTCACTCTCAAGCCCAGTGCAGCTGAGGACTGTGGAGATACTGCACCAGAGCAGAGACAAGGGACTGACGATTGGTCGAGACCCTCTGGGGCTAGCAGCAGCTGCTATCTATGTGGCGTCAATCATGCTTGACGAGCGGCGTACCCAGCGGGAGATTGCTGAGGTGGCACGTGTCACGGAAGTGACGGTACGCAATCGTTACAAGGAGATCGTCCGTGTGTTGGACATCTCTATGGATGAGTCTGTTGACAAATAG
- a CDS encoding type II methionyl aminopeptidase, translating into MSEEKAVKAQGTATEDPWTKWREAGKVAREALDLARPMVKPGTKLIDIVEAVEGYIRQHATGTAFPCNISLNNVAAHYTCPVNDASVIEEGDLVTIDVGAHVDGCISDSAFTVALNPEHQSLVKASEDATRVAIELLRPGAKLNTIGALIEDTIKSAGFQPIRQLSGHQLKAYELHSDKQIPCVSGKSEVTVEVGEVYAVETFASTGSGNVTDLPNPLIYQLLPIRVPVRFKGTKQFLGIVRKEYREFPFAERWLAERMNHTALKMAIRELRSNGALYAHHVLAEEKGTFVSQNEHTVIITEDGHEITT; encoded by the coding sequence ATGTCAGAGGAAAAGGCAGTCAAGGCTCAAGGCACTGCGACAGAAGACCCTTGGACCAAGTGGCGAGAAGCTGGCAAAGTGGCCCGAGAAGCTCTAGACCTCGCCCGGCCAATGGTAAAGCCCGGCACCAAGCTCATCGACATAGTCGAAGCGGTCGAGGGCTACATCAGACAGCATGCGACTGGTACTGCCTTCCCGTGTAACATCTCACTCAACAACGTTGCTGCCCACTACACATGTCCCGTGAATGACGCATCCGTAATCGAGGAGGGTGACCTCGTGACTATTGATGTGGGTGCACACGTTGATGGGTGTATCTCTGACAGTGCGTTCACGGTGGCGCTCAACCCTGAGCATCAGTCGCTTGTGAAGGCCTCTGAAGATGCTACGAGAGTCGCAATCGAGCTTCTTCGCCCGGGAGCCAAGCTGAACACCATTGGCGCACTCATAGAAGACACGATAAAGAGCGCTGGCTTCCAACCCATACGTCAGTTGTCCGGGCATCAGCTCAAGGCGTACGAGTTGCACTCTGACAAGCAGATTCCCTGCGTGTCCGGAAAGTCGGAGGTCACTGTCGAGGTTGGAGAGGTCTATGCAGTGGAGACCTTTGCAAGCACCGGGTCGGGAAATGTGACCGACCTGCCAAATCCTCTGATCTACCAGTTGTTGCCCATTCGTGTGCCCGTGCGCTTCAAGGGCACGAAGCAGTTCTTGGGGATTGTCCGAAAGGAATACCGTGAGTTCCCCTTTGCAGAGCGCTGGCTTGCCGAAAGGATGAACCATACCGCGCTCAAGATGGCAATCAGAGAACTCCGCTCAAATGGCGCCTTGTATGCACATCATGTGCTTGCTGAGGAGAAAGGTACGTTCGTATCGCAGAACGAGCACACGGTGATAATAACTGAGGATGGTCACGAGATAACCACCTAG
- a CDS encoding roadblock/LC7 domain-containing protein, which translates to MSSKTEMLNELLVDLSKASQGNVQASLIISKSQGLTICSHFPENIPKDTLPDEDVIAGRSTQIDMATRKVFKQLKRGELTRMLVEGESGYVIISNAGDDALLAVLTNKKVNLGFIFFMMSRIASRIEKIL; encoded by the coding sequence GTGTCCAGCAAGACCGAGATGCTCAATGAACTGCTTGTTGACCTAAGCAAGGCCTCTCAGGGCAATGTTCAAGCCAGTCTCATCATCTCCAAGTCACAGGGATTGACAATCTGTTCTCACTTTCCCGAGAACATTCCGAAGGACACCCTGCCCGATGAGGACGTGATTGCGGGTAGGTCAACCCAGATAGACATGGCCACGCGCAAGGTCTTCAAGCAATTGAAGCGTGGAGAACTCACCAGGATGCTTGTGGAGGGCGAGTCGGGATACGTGATAATCTCCAATGCTGGAGATGACGCCCTGCTTGCAGTCCTCACAAACAAGAAGGTCAATCTAGGCTTCATCTTCTTCATGATGTCCAGGATTGCAAGTCGGATAGAGAAGATACTCTAA
- a CDS encoding geranylgeranylglyceryl/heptaprenylglyceryl phosphate synthase, translated as MGGKVWTYITEKLKTDGACHFSLLDPDPLKVSTETVVELAQISEKAGTDAIMIGGSTAFGIIDESVKAISDAVEIPSILFPGNISGVSRYADAMFFMSLLNSTNPYWIIGAQALGAAQVKLTGIETIPMAYLLVHPGKTAAWVGDAKVFPRDKPKLALMYALAAQYLGFKLVYLEAGSGAEGGGVPPQMISTVAQFVDIPVITGGGFNTAESVVGAVEAGASIVVQGTYIEEHALHDRGAGLSEMVRALKRAGSKRV; from the coding sequence ATGGGCGGCAAGGTCTGGACCTATATCACTGAGAAACTGAAGACGGATGGCGCATGTCACTTCTCACTTCTTGACCCTGACCCGTTGAAAGTGTCAACCGAGACCGTGGTTGAGCTGGCTCAGATCTCCGAGAAGGCAGGCACCGACGCGATAATGATAGGCGGCAGCACTGCCTTCGGCATAATCGACGAGTCCGTCAAGGCCATCTCCGATGCGGTAGAGATACCCTCCATTCTTTTTCCCGGTAACATCTCCGGGGTCTCACGCTATGCTGACGCCATGTTCTTCATGAGCCTTCTCAACTCCACCAATCCGTACTGGATCATAGGTGCTCAGGCACTTGGGGCTGCACAGGTCAAGCTCACAGGGATTGAGACGATTCCGATGGCATACCTGCTCGTCCATCCCGGCAAGACCGCGGCATGGGTGGGTGATGCCAAGGTGTTTCCCAGAGACAAGCCAAAGCTTGCCCTCATGTATGCGTTGGCGGCTCAGTACCTTGGGTTCAAGCTTGTGTATCTTGAGGCTGGCAGTGGTGCAGAGGGTGGAGGCGTACCGCCACAGATGATCTCTACGGTTGCCCAATTCGTCGACATTCCGGTAATAACGGGTGGTGGTTTCAATACTGCAGAGTCGGTTGTGGGAGCTGTTGAGGCGGGTGCTTCCATTGTTGTGCAGGGCACTTACATTGAGGAGCATGCACTTCACGACAGGGGTGCTGGACTCTCAGAGATGGTTCGGGCTCTGAAAAGGGCAGGCTCCAAGAGAGTTTAA
- a CDS encoding isoprenylcysteine carboxylmethyltransferase family protein yields the protein MVAEDSSSLTSASLICRSPQFRVMLDFSVAGPLVSSAALMDVVLHLYLDIQKVRSRPERLLSEPRFPVSAMAIALVSISTLTAFGLVCFISLAWLFGADGALVSLLLPIADPPFIVWAGGLSLLLTGVFLHGWSRFARRRMAPDWNGHVLVESGPYSRVRHPSYLSYWLSFVALFMMLPSVVAAVLFAGLPGYYYVMLAEEDHLVMHLGEEYRAYILRTGRFLPRLRRSP from the coding sequence ATGGTTGCGGAAGACAGTTCATCACTCACCAGCGCAAGTCTAATCTGCCGCAGTCCTCAGTTCAGAGTCATGCTTGACTTCTCCGTCGCTGGTCCTCTCGTGTCATCCGCAGCACTCATGGATGTGGTGCTGCATCTCTATCTTGACATCCAGAAGGTCCGGTCACGACCCGAGAGGTTGCTCTCCGAACCGCGCTTTCCAGTGTCTGCGATGGCCATTGCACTAGTCAGTATTTCAACGCTCACGGCCTTTGGCTTGGTGTGTTTCATCTCGCTGGCATGGCTGTTCGGTGCGGACGGCGCACTTGTCTCTCTGCTCCTCCCCATTGCTGACCCGCCATTCATCGTCTGGGCTGGTGGGCTATCTCTGCTGTTGACTGGTGTGTTCCTGCATGGCTGGTCACGCTTCGCGCGTCGCAGAATGGCTCCGGACTGGAACGGTCACGTACTTGTGGAGAGCGGTCCGTACTCCCGCGTCCGCCACCCGTCATACCTGTCCTACTGGCTGTCCTTCGTTGCTCTCTTCATGATGTTGCCATCCGTTGTGGCAGCCGTGCTATTCGCTGGTCTTCCTGGCTATTACTATGTCATGCTGGCCGAGGAAGACCATCTGGTCATGCATCTTGGAGAGGAATACAGGGCCTACATTCTGCGGACCGGTAGGTTCTTGCCCCGTCTGCGTCGGTCGCCCTGA
- a CDS encoding CoB--CoM heterodisulfide reductase iron-sulfur subunit A family protein has product MPEKRIGVFLCHCGSNIAGVVDIPRVMEAIRGLPDVAHVEDYKYVCSRPGQQLIKDRIKELRLERIVIGSCSPRMHEITFRETMREAGVNPFLLEIANLREHNSWIHSAQPEAATQKAIDLVRMAVARARLLEPLNEPVVDVKKSTLIIGGGIAGISAALDLANAGFQVYLVEKQATIGGKMSRYDKTFPSLDCAACILTPRMAEVGAHPNIDLLTIAEVEKVEGYVGNFTVTVRQRPRFVDVDKCTSCGECAKVCPVDVPSEFDANLSYRRAIHIPFAQAVPSAYVLDIDTCLGMDTVRCGKCATVCEPGAIDYDDREKTVVLEVGTIIVATGFDIFDATKKDEYGYGDYPNVVNILEIERMMNASGPTQGHVVRPSDLREPKRVVYVQCVGSRDEKTNKYCSRVCCMTAVKQARMIRDKLGAEVFVFYIDLRTFGKGYEEFYEATAQAGVMFIRGRVGEVIQDDETKLLTVRGEDTLLGKPIQLDNVDMVVLATGVVSPATADKVAKVLNLSRSPDGFLLEAHPKLRPVDSFNDGIFVAGMAQGPKDIPDTVAQAKAAAAGAMSLMGRGKIRVEPYYSVVDEDKCAGCRVCVSVCAYNAISINARGHAEVNPAICKGCGTCTSTCASGAIKSQHYTDGQISAMIAEYLSAHD; this is encoded by the coding sequence ATGCCTGAGAAGAGGATTGGCGTGTTCCTATGCCACTGTGGTAGCAACATCGCTGGCGTGGTCGACATTCCCCGCGTGATGGAAGCAATCAGAGGACTCCCGGATGTGGCCCATGTCGAAGACTACAAGTATGTGTGTTCCAGACCAGGTCAGCAGCTGATCAAGGATCGAATAAAGGAACTGAGGCTCGAACGAATAGTCATCGGCTCATGCTCGCCAAGGATGCACGAGATAACGTTCAGAGAGACCATGCGGGAGGCAGGTGTGAATCCGTTCCTTCTTGAAATAGCCAACCTCAGGGAGCACAACAGCTGGATTCACTCAGCCCAGCCTGAGGCTGCCACACAGAAGGCCATCGACTTGGTGAGGATGGCTGTTGCACGTGCAAGACTCCTAGAACCTCTCAACGAGCCGGTGGTGGATGTGAAGAAGTCCACGCTGATCATAGGCGGCGGCATCGCGGGCATCTCGGCAGCGCTTGACCTCGCCAATGCAGGGTTCCAAGTGTATCTTGTTGAGAAGCAGGCCACAATCGGCGGCAAGATGAGTCGGTACGACAAGACATTTCCAAGCTTGGACTGCGCGGCCTGCATTCTGACACCAAGGATGGCGGAGGTTGGTGCACACCCAAACATCGACCTCTTGACGATTGCCGAGGTGGAGAAGGTCGAAGGCTATGTGGGCAACTTCACTGTGACAGTGAGACAGAGGCCCCGCTTCGTGGATGTGGACAAGTGTACCTCCTGTGGGGAGTGTGCCAAGGTCTGTCCAGTGGATGTGCCGTCAGAGTTCGATGCTAACCTCAGCTACAGACGCGCAATCCACATACCGTTTGCACAGGCCGTTCCATCAGCATATGTGCTGGATATAGACACATGTCTTGGCATGGACACAGTGAGATGCGGAAAGTGTGCGACGGTGTGCGAGCCGGGGGCGATCGACTACGATGACCGTGAGAAGACAGTCGTCCTTGAGGTCGGGACCATCATAGTTGCCACTGGGTTTGACATTTTTGACGCGACCAAGAAGGATGAGTATGGCTACGGTGACTATCCGAACGTGGTCAACATACTGGAGATAGAGCGGATGATGAACGCGTCAGGTCCAACTCAGGGCCACGTCGTCAGACCTTCAGACCTAAGAGAACCAAAGCGTGTGGTGTACGTTCAGTGCGTCGGGAGTCGAGATGAGAAGACCAACAAGTACTGTTCAAGAGTCTGCTGCATGACGGCGGTCAAGCAAGCACGGATGATAAGAGACAAGCTCGGTGCAGAGGTGTTCGTCTTTTACATTGACCTGCGCACGTTCGGCAAGGGCTATGAGGAGTTCTATGAGGCGACCGCACAGGCGGGGGTGATGTTCATTCGTGGCAGGGTCGGAGAAGTCATCCAGGATGACGAGACCAAGTTGCTGACGGTCAGAGGCGAGGACACTCTTCTCGGAAAGCCAATTCAACTTGATAATGTTGACATGGTGGTCCTGGCAACAGGTGTTGTGTCCCCGGCCACAGCGGACAAAGTCGCAAAGGTCCTCAATCTCAGCAGGTCACCGGACGGCTTCCTGTTGGAAGCACACCCAAAGCTCAGACCAGTTGACTCCTTTAACGATGGGATCTTCGTCGCCGGAATGGCACAGGGTCCCAAGGACATACCCGACACAGTGGCACAGGCAAAGGCCGCAGCTGCCGGTGCGATGTCGCTGATGGGCAGAGGCAAAATCCGTGTAGAACCATACTACTCAGTGGTTGATGAGGACAAGTGCGCAGGCTGCAGAGTGTGCGTCTCCGTGTGTGCCTACAATGCGATCTCGATTAACGCAAGAGGACATGCGGAGGTCAATCCGGCCATATGCAAGGGCTGCGGCACCTGCACATCGACCTGCGCAAGTGGAGCAATCAAATCACAACACTACACAGACGGCCAGATATCTGCGATGATTGCCGAGTATCTCTCTGCACACGATTAG
- a CDS encoding molybdenum cofactor guanylyltransferase, with translation MTDELTVAILAGGESKRFRSDKALALFRGVPLLTHMVGIARRLSNRTLVIVSDDEQRGRVKKAAEPARIEVDPDGAMKCALTGAVTAFELAETRHTMLLPVDTPLAKVELLRVIADLAPGHGAVVPSWPNGNTEPLHAVYLSEHAYARGLSALDEGKRRMQDLLDSLKRVLYVSTNALTQFDSEMVTFANINTEQDLKRLESTYTYDT, from the coding sequence ATGACCGACGAGCTGACCGTGGCAATCCTTGCTGGTGGTGAGAGCAAGAGGTTCCGGTCAGACAAGGCTCTTGCACTGTTCCGAGGGGTCCCGCTCCTCACACACATGGTGGGCATTGCTCGAAGACTTTCCAACAGGACACTCGTGATAGTGTCCGATGATGAACAGAGAGGGAGAGTCAAGAAGGCGGCTGAGCCTGCCCGCATAGAGGTGGACCCCGATGGCGCGATGAAGTGCGCACTGACCGGTGCTGTCACAGCCTTCGAGTTGGCTGAGACCAGACACACCATGCTTCTCCCGGTCGACACTCCACTTGCCAAAGTGGAGCTGCTGAGGGTCATTGCTGACCTCGCACCGGGTCACGGTGCAGTTGTCCCGTCGTGGCCAAACGGAAACACCGAGCCGCTCCATGCGGTGTATCTCAGCGAACACGCCTATGCAAGGGGACTGAGTGCGCTGGACGAAGGAAAGAGAAGAATGCAAGACCTACTTGACTCACTAAAGAGAGTCCTCTATGTCTCTACTAATGCGCTCACCCAATTCGATTCGGAGATGGTCACCTTTGCTAACATCAACACCGAACAGGACCTGAAAAGGCTGGAAAGTACCTACACGTATGACACATGA
- the hypD gene encoding hydrogenase formation protein HypD, with protein sequence MTFRNARYAGALVREIRALAEDKRYRIVHVCGTHEDTICSHGLRYMLPEGVTLVAGPGCPVCVCAAQDVDMAIDLARRGYTIATFGDMFRVPSTNSSLAKERLSGADVRIVYGVRDAVELAKKHPDLRVVFVAAGFETTAPTIAIEVLREPPENFSILTSLKVIPPAMELLMTVDGPRVDAFLTPGHVSAIIGSNAFASFAKKYSTPCVVAGFEPLDVLEAVRMILLQLREGRAESENEYSRVARPEGNKAAQSALREAFYIDSAPWRGLGAIDQSGYYLREEFSEHDARKVFEFSGTESVDILPGCLCHKVILGMVEPTDCPLFGKRCTPEDPYGPCMVGHEGTCRIRHENPMPV encoded by the coding sequence ATGACATTCAGAAACGCACGGTATGCTGGCGCTCTCGTACGAGAGATTCGTGCACTTGCAGAAGACAAGAGATACAGGATTGTCCATGTCTGCGGCACCCACGAAGACACCATCTGCTCACACGGACTTCGGTATATGCTTCCTGAAGGTGTCACACTGGTGGCTGGACCTGGTTGCCCTGTATGTGTGTGCGCAGCGCAGGACGTTGACATGGCCATCGACTTGGCCAGAAGAGGGTATACCATCGCCACGTTCGGAGACATGTTCAGAGTGCCCTCGACCAACTCCTCCCTCGCCAAGGAACGGCTCTCTGGGGCTGATGTCCGTATAGTCTATGGTGTGAGAGATGCGGTGGAACTCGCTAAGAAGCACCCTGACCTTAGAGTAGTCTTCGTTGCAGCTGGCTTTGAAACAACCGCGCCAACCATCGCCATCGAAGTCTTACGGGAACCCCCCGAGAACTTCTCCATACTCACGTCACTCAAAGTCATACCGCCTGCAATGGAACTACTGATGACTGTGGACGGACCACGCGTGGACGCGTTTCTGACACCCGGTCATGTCAGTGCAATAATCGGCTCCAATGCCTTTGCATCCTTCGCGAAGAAGTACTCCACACCTTGCGTGGTGGCGGGATTCGAGCCACTTGACGTTCTCGAGGCAGTGAGAATGATCCTCCTGCAGCTGCGCGAGGGCCGGGCCGAGTCGGAGAACGAGTACTCTCGAGTAGCCCGCCCCGAGGGGAACAAGGCAGCACAGAGTGCGCTGCGAGAGGCGTTCTACATAGACAGCGCACCATGGCGCGGACTGGGAGCGATAGACCAGTCCGGGTACTACTTGCGAGAGGAGTTCTCGGAGCATGACGCTCGAAAGGTGTTCGAGTTCTCGGGTACCGAGTCTGTTGACATCCTGCCGGGATGCCTGTGCCACAAGGTCATCCTCGGTATGGTCGAACCTACCGACTGTCCTCTGTTCGGAAAGCGGTGTACGCCCGAGGATCCATATGGTCCGTGCATGGTTGGGCACGAAGGGACCTGCCGAATCAGACACGAAAACCCGATGCCAGTGTAG